A DNA window from Candidatus Bodocaedibacter vickermanii contains the following coding sequences:
- the rsmA gene encoding 16S rRNA (adenine(1518)-N(6)/adenine(1519)-N(6))-dimethyltransferase RsmA, with the protein MTHRPSLKEVMVRHNLLPKKSLGQNFLLDENITHKVAAAAGDLKGRRVIEIGPGPGGLTRAILDLGAAEVIAIEMDSTCVTALQELNEDRLTVLHQDALKTDFAEILCTDRPTKIIANLPYNIGTELLFKWLPLIERIESLTLMFQKEVVDRIVAVPSTKDYGRLSIMVQWLANAKKAFDLPPHVFTPAPKVTSSVVHIVSKGHPLTVEFSRMESLVKQAFSMRRKMLKSTLKGIDPNIFAVTEIDPTRRAETLTVQEFIALALAFNNSATTL; encoded by the coding sequence ATGACACATCGTCCATCTTTAAAAGAAGTTATGGTTCGCCATAACCTCTTACCAAAAAAATCGCTGGGGCAAAACTTTTTATTGGATGAAAACATCACCCACAAAGTTGCCGCTGCGGCAGGAGATTTAAAAGGACGTCGAGTCATCGAAATCGGTCCTGGTCCAGGTGGATTGACCCGTGCAATTCTGGATTTAGGTGCTGCGGAAGTTATCGCTATTGAAATGGATTCCACGTGTGTTACTGCGTTACAGGAATTAAATGAGGATCGTTTAACCGTTCTGCATCAAGATGCCCTTAAAACAGATTTTGCTGAAATTTTATGCACCGACAGACCAACAAAAATAATTGCCAATCTTCCTTATAATATAGGGACTGAACTGTTATTTAAATGGCTGCCCTTAATTGAAAGAATAGAATCCTTGACTCTTATGTTTCAAAAAGAGGTCGTTGATCGCATTGTTGCAGTCCCTTCAACCAAGGACTATGGGCGTTTATCTATCATGGTTCAGTGGCTTGCTAATGCAAAGAAAGCCTTTGATTTACCGCCTCACGTCTTTACCCCAGCCCCCAAGGTTACGTCATCGGTAGTCCACATAGTATCTAAAGGTCACCCATTGACTGTTGAATTTAGTCGGATGGAAAGCCTTGTGAAACAAGCATTTTCAATGCGTCGCAAAATGCTAAAATCTACATTAAAAGGAATCGATCCCAACATATTTGCTGTGACTGAAATCGATCCCACACGTCGTGCTGAAACGTTAACTGTTCAAGAGTTTATAGCTTTAGCACTTGCATTTAATAACTCTGCTACAACCTTATGA
- a CDS encoding UDP-N-acetylmuramoyl-tripeptide--D-alanyl-D-alanine ligase, with amino-acid sequence MLTLDIIANIINGKASSSVDLDKKISGFSIDSRTLTPGTVFIALQGEMDHGNRFIDKAIEHGAVAIITDQQPELNGMSNAVPYILVDDSLAALVKIALHQRNAFKGKVCGVTGTVGKTSVKEALSFLIRKSGLTVHASEKSYNNHIGVPLTLANLDLNADIVVIEMGTNHPGEILSLTQLVRPHVAIVTTVGPGHIEFFNSVSAIAQEKVSIAATLVDGGIAILPADSEFFSLMNDIVIKDYNRNVISFGKSETANVRTVSVDLTNFHTLHINAIVMDTPVSYDLPTSNTAWVNNSLAILAAAHAMGLDTTALASHFSDLPLVDGRGRVYSIQVNDKHITLIDDAYNANPLSMKAALETLSTYPGRKVAIIGDMRELGSFAEHYHIETGQLCRDLALDQVLTCGVLMEHAHNELSTPQRMGHVQEYQQVLSILQDTVQEGDVVLLKASNGVKLHKVVAELLNASAKAINS; translated from the coding sequence ATGTTAACACTGGATATTATTGCAAACATTATAAACGGGAAAGCAAGTTCATCGGTTGATCTTGATAAAAAGATTTCGGGCTTTTCCATTGATTCCCGTACATTAACACCTGGAACTGTTTTCATCGCATTACAAGGTGAAATGGATCATGGAAATCGATTTATTGATAAGGCTATTGAACACGGCGCTGTTGCCATCATTACGGATCAGCAGCCTGAATTGAATGGGATGTCAAATGCAGTTCCATATATCTTAGTAGACGATAGCTTAGCCGCGTTGGTTAAAATTGCCCTGCATCAACGTAATGCATTTAAAGGTAAAGTATGTGGGGTTACGGGAACGGTTGGAAAAACAAGTGTCAAGGAAGCATTAAGTTTCTTGATTCGTAAAAGTGGATTAACGGTCCATGCCAGTGAAAAAAGCTATAACAACCATATCGGCGTACCCTTAACATTAGCTAACTTAGATTTAAATGCAGATATTGTCGTGATCGAAATGGGCACAAATCATCCAGGGGAGATTCTAAGCTTAACTCAACTGGTGCGTCCTCACGTTGCAATTGTAACAACAGTGGGGCCAGGTCATATTGAATTCTTTAATTCAGTTAGCGCAATTGCACAGGAAAAAGTTTCAATAGCCGCAACATTGGTTGACGGGGGAATTGCAATATTGCCCGCGGATTCAGAGTTCTTTTCGTTAATGAATGATATCGTGATTAAAGACTATAATCGTAATGTGATTTCATTTGGTAAATCCGAAACAGCAAATGTACGTACAGTGTCTGTTGATTTGACCAATTTTCATACATTACACATCAATGCGATTGTAATGGATACACCGGTTTCATATGATCTGCCTACGTCAAACACTGCGTGGGTCAATAACAGTCTGGCAATCTTGGCAGCAGCACATGCAATGGGATTGGACACAACTGCATTAGCAAGCCATTTTTCTGATTTGCCATTGGTGGATGGACGAGGGCGAGTGTATTCGATTCAGGTTAATGATAAGCACATTACATTAATTGATGATGCGTATAACGCAAATCCATTATCGATGAAGGCAGCATTAGAAACGCTATCAACGTACCCAGGTCGTAAAGTTGCAATCATCGGAGACATGCGAGAACTTGGTAGTTTTGCTGAACACTATCACATTGAGACAGGTCAGTTGTGTCGAGATTTAGCGCTTGACCAAGTCTTAACATGTGGAGTTCTGATGGAACATGCGCATAATGAATTATCGACACCCCAGCGAATGGGGCATGTGCAAGAATACCAGCAGGTTTTAAGTATCTTGCAGGACACTGTGCAGGAGGGGGATGTTGTGCTATTGAAAGCGTCGAATGGAGTAAAACTTCATAAGGTTGTAGCAGAGTTATTAAATGCAAGTGCTAAAGCTATAAACTCTTGA
- a CDS encoding UDP-N-acetylmuramoyl-L-alanyl-D-glutamate--2,6-diaminopimelate ligase, which yields MTLSELLERISNFQETLSYNVIQGNTISAIPNLEIQGINSDSRLVQKGEIFGVFTPSLDQALMHVEQALDRGVQVMVVSHKLMNYIESKPYLNDAVWIVCERPRKIFAKLTSKFYGTHPQNCVAVTGTAGKTSVCSLVLQLWKQLNIPSASMGTLGLHHSTEDLVMEYTSTLTTPDPVSMHKCLAELKQSGTDHIVMEASSHGLDQNRLDGLRFKVAAFTSFSQDHLDYHPTMNAYFLAKLRLFEDLISKDGWAVLNADIPEYDALMDACVMRNHPVYSYGQHGKFMRLKSMTINKNGQRLVLEINNVDHVVQFPLMGRTQVYNLMCALTIVITMGSKLDAVLKAVERIVPVPGRLNFAGQHSNGAMIYVDYAHKPQALELVLKDMRYYCKGKLHVVFGCGGDRDKDKRAIMGRIAHEHADVVIVTDDNPRTEEPHTIRQQILSESPSAIEIGDRKAAIEYAIQSLNPEDILIVAGKGHEKHQIIGSHKIPFDDMQVVSDYLTQHTV from the coding sequence ATGACATTATCCGAACTGTTGGAACGAATATCCAATTTCCAAGAAACGCTTTCCTACAACGTTATTCAAGGCAATACAATAAGTGCGATTCCAAATCTTGAAATACAGGGGATTAATTCCGATTCCAGGCTTGTTCAAAAAGGTGAGATTTTTGGTGTATTTACCCCCAGTTTGGATCAGGCATTAATGCATGTTGAACAAGCATTGGATCGTGGTGTTCAAGTAATGGTGGTATCCCATAAACTGATGAACTACATTGAATCAAAGCCTTACTTGAACGATGCAGTGTGGATTGTATGTGAACGTCCGCGAAAAATATTTGCAAAATTAACTTCAAAATTTTATGGAACGCACCCTCAAAATTGTGTGGCCGTTACGGGAACTGCGGGAAAAACATCTGTATGTTCTTTGGTGTTGCAATTGTGGAAACAGTTGAATATTCCCTCTGCAAGTATGGGAACGCTTGGGTTGCACCACAGTACAGAAGACTTGGTGATGGAATATACATCAACGCTGACAACGCCAGATCCTGTATCGATGCATAAATGTTTAGCAGAATTAAAACAATCTGGAACGGATCATATTGTAATGGAGGCATCTAGCCATGGGTTAGATCAAAATCGCTTAGATGGATTGCGTTTTAAAGTTGCCGCCTTTACAAGTTTTTCTCAAGATCATTTAGATTATCATCCCACAATGAATGCTTATTTTTTGGCTAAACTGCGCCTATTTGAAGATTTAATTAGCAAGGATGGATGGGCGGTTCTAAACGCAGATATACCTGAATATGATGCCTTAATGGATGCGTGTGTGATGCGAAATCACCCTGTTTATTCTTATGGTCAGCATGGAAAATTCATGCGATTAAAATCCATGACGATTAATAAAAATGGTCAACGATTGGTTCTGGAAATTAATAATGTTGATCATGTCGTTCAGTTTCCGTTGATGGGGCGTACGCAAGTTTACAATCTAATGTGTGCATTGACGATTGTTATTACCATGGGGTCAAAACTTGATGCAGTGCTTAAAGCAGTTGAACGCATAGTCCCAGTACCTGGACGATTGAATTTTGCCGGGCAACATTCAAATGGCGCAATGATCTATGTTGATTATGCACACAAGCCTCAAGCCTTAGAATTAGTCTTAAAAGACATGCGGTATTACTGTAAGGGTAAACTTCATGTGGTGTTTGGATGCGGTGGAGATCGCGATAAAGATAAACGAGCCATCATGGGGCGTATTGCCCATGAACACGCAGATGTTGTGATTGTCACAGATGATAACCCCCGCACAGAAGAACCCCATACTATTCGGCAACAGATTTTAAGTGAATCGCCATCGGCTATAGAAATTGGCGATCGTAAAGCGGCGATAGAGTATGCTATTCAATCTTTAAATCCAGAAGACATACTGATTGTCGCGGGCAAGGGGCACGAAAAACATCAGATTATTGGATCACACAAGATTCCCTTTGATGATATGCAGGTTGTCAGCGATTATTTAACTCAGCACACGGTATAG
- the fabI gene encoding enoyl-ACP reductase FabI, producing MSNLLMAGKKGLIMGLANENSIAWGIAKMLHAHGAEMAFSYQGDIFLKRITPLLDTIGSPLMVQCDVQDDASIKAMVDELEKKFGKLDFIVHSVAFSDKNELKGRYVNTSRDNFRMTMDISCYSFTAVCQHLLPLMNSGASCVTLSYYGAEKVMPHYNVMGVAKAALEASVQYLASDLGPDNIRVNAISAGPMRTLAAAGISDFRYMLRWNEANSPLRRNTTQEDVGGTALYLLSDLASGVTGELIHVDSGYHVVGMKAVDAPDITIEKSDA from the coding sequence ATGTCGAACCTGCTAATGGCGGGCAAAAAAGGCCTGATTATGGGACTTGCCAATGAAAACTCAATCGCCTGGGGAATTGCCAAAATGTTGCACGCTCATGGCGCTGAAATGGCATTTAGTTACCAAGGTGATATTTTCTTAAAACGTATTACTCCACTTTTAGACACTATAGGTTCCCCCCTCATGGTTCAGTGCGATGTACAAGATGACGCCAGCATTAAAGCAATGGTCGATGAATTAGAAAAGAAATTTGGAAAACTAGATTTTATCGTACATTCCGTGGCCTTTTCGGATAAAAATGAATTGAAAGGTCGATATGTTAATACCAGTCGAGATAACTTTAGAATGACCATGGATATCTCCTGTTATTCATTCACTGCAGTATGTCAACACTTGCTCCCTTTAATGAACAGCGGTGCTAGCTGTGTTACTTTATCATATTATGGTGCGGAAAAAGTGATGCCCCACTATAATGTGATGGGCGTTGCAAAAGCAGCTTTAGAAGCCAGCGTTCAATACCTTGCCTCTGACCTTGGTCCCGACAACATTCGCGTTAACGCAATTTCTGCAGGTCCTATGCGCACATTGGCTGCTGCTGGAATTAGTGATTTCCGATATATGCTACGTTGGAACGAAGCAAATTCTCCATTACGCCGCAACACAACTCAAGAAGACGTGGGCGGCACTGCCCTTTATCTATTGAGCGATTTAGCCAGTGGTGTAACTGGTGAGTTGATTCACGTGGACAGTGGATATCATGTTGTAGGTATGAAGGCTGTCGATGCTCCTGACATTACAATTGAAAAGAGCGACGCTTAA
- the rpe gene encoding ribulose-phosphate 3-epimerase produces MKVAPSILSANWSMLSKTAYMLEDAGADWIHVDVMDGHFVPDLTLGPKMVADLRHVTVLPLDVHLMVENPEKFIESFAIAGANHIYIHCELTHKNLKQILQHIHSFGCKAGLAINPETPTSFVDPFLDDIDHVLIMSVNPGRAGQKFMPDVLPKITHFKGKVAEVVVDGGINNQTSLLAADAGATTLVSGAYIFGYSNPTNAIHVLKTNTV; encoded by the coding sequence TTGAAAGTTGCCCCATCCATATTATCAGCAAACTGGTCAATGCTATCAAAAACAGCTTATATGCTGGAAGACGCGGGCGCTGACTGGATTCATGTAGATGTTATGGATGGTCACTTTGTTCCAGATTTAACCCTGGGACCCAAAATGGTCGCAGATTTACGCCATGTCACGGTCTTACCCTTAGACGTGCATCTAATGGTTGAAAACCCAGAAAAATTTATTGAATCATTTGCAATTGCTGGCGCAAATCATATTTACATTCATTGCGAATTAACGCATAAAAATTTAAAGCAAATTTTACAGCATATTCACAGCTTTGGTTGCAAAGCAGGGTTAGCCATTAATCCAGAAACCCCAACAAGTTTTGTAGATCCATTTTTGGACGATATCGATCATGTGCTTATCATGAGTGTAAACCCAGGCCGTGCCGGACAAAAGTTTATGCCTGACGTTTTACCCAAAATTACTCATTTTAAAGGTAAAGTTGCCGAAGTTGTCGTTGATGGCGGCATTAACAATCAAACTTCTTTATTAGCTGCCGATGCTGGCGCAACAACGCTTGTTTCAGGAGCTTATATCTTTGGATATTCTAACCCAACGAATGCTATACACGTCTTAAAAACTAATACCGTATAA
- a CDS encoding methyl-accepting chemotaxis protein codes for MKSIKHTPLFNTLLKFKFKSPVRDGILAGLFIMLLTGSTGCILYFLGHDALKSEIQNYLKNIAATAAEFTDTQLHQKITEPEQRDSSDYKTLTNPYYKLLKGNDRLAFIYTAIQNEKGIFFILDSQIQKDGEGDNRAQVMELYPDYTPAMLLAFSEKKVVVEDEPYTDRFGTFLSGYAPLYDGDKFIGIIGTDIKLDDFNLKMDKINKGFYINIIMSSFFGILVGLIVFLIRRSMMNVALMNKKHLEDIKLMEEKQAAEQKEVEERMKAEAQLAQEAVAEEFETQFRDIRGLLSNAVQELCSQSTEMARVVEGASQKAEHVATVSNSTASVIKSLEVAASQMRSSTEHISEEINKSEQAVLWTVEETAKADKTSKSLGLATTRIDEIVELIQSIAGQINMLALNATIEAVRAGEAGKGFAVVAGEVKSLASQTTQATHEIATNVTSIQAVSNEVISVTTAVNSSIIGLKDLLHLIKFSADKQVDVVNEIATQIETSVSMMGVMNQEMMQVKSSSMNVNERAINNLEVAKVMQTHVDVLNTSVEKFLKNIRERGKE; via the coding sequence ATGAAAAGTATAAAGCACACACCACTATTTAACACGCTTCTTAAGTTTAAGTTTAAATCACCCGTGCGCGATGGAATATTGGCCGGGTTGTTTATCATGTTATTGACAGGTTCGACGGGATGTATTCTCTATTTTTTAGGGCATGATGCTTTAAAATCAGAAATTCAAAACTATCTAAAAAATATTGCTGCAACCGCAGCTGAATTTACGGATACGCAGTTGCATCAAAAAATCACTGAACCAGAACAACGTGATTCATCTGATTACAAAACGCTCACAAATCCATATTATAAATTGTTAAAAGGGAATGATCGCTTAGCCTTTATTTATACGGCTATTCAAAATGAAAAAGGTATATTTTTTATTTTAGATTCTCAAATTCAAAAAGATGGAGAAGGGGATAATAGGGCTCAGGTAATGGAGCTGTATCCGGATTATACCCCCGCAATGCTTTTGGCATTTTCTGAAAAGAAAGTGGTTGTGGAGGATGAGCCTTATACGGACAGATTTGGAACGTTTTTAAGCGGATATGCTCCACTGTATGATGGAGATAAGTTTATAGGAATCATAGGTACTGATATTAAGTTAGATGACTTTAATCTAAAAATGGATAAGATTAATAAAGGCTTTTATATCAATATTATTATGAGTAGTTTTTTTGGAATCTTGGTGGGGCTCATCGTGTTTCTAATACGGCGCTCAATGATGAATGTGGCTTTAATGAATAAAAAACATCTTGAAGATATTAAACTTATGGAAGAAAAGCAAGCTGCAGAGCAGAAAGAAGTAGAAGAACGAATGAAAGCAGAGGCTCAGCTAGCGCAAGAAGCTGTTGCAGAAGAGTTCGAGACTCAATTTCGAGATATCAGAGGCTTATTATCAAATGCAGTTCAGGAACTATGCAGTCAATCAACGGAAATGGCTAGAGTGGTTGAGGGGGCAAGTCAAAAAGCAGAACATGTTGCGACTGTATCAAACTCAACAGCCAGCGTGATTAAAAGCCTTGAAGTTGCTGCATCACAGATGAGGTCGTCTACAGAACATATTTCCGAAGAAATTAATAAGTCGGAACAAGCTGTATTGTGGACGGTGGAGGAGACAGCTAAGGCTGATAAAACCTCTAAATCCTTAGGGCTTGCAACAACACGAATTGATGAAATCGTTGAGCTTATTCAAAGCATAGCCGGTCAAATTAATATGTTAGCGTTGAACGCTACCATCGAAGCAGTTAGGGCAGGTGAAGCAGGAAAAGGATTTGCTGTTGTGGCTGGAGAAGTAAAATCTTTGGCCAGTCAGACTACGCAAGCTACCCATGAGATTGCAACGAATGTTACATCTATTCAAGCTGTCTCAAACGAGGTTATTAGTGTGACGACTGCGGTAAACTCTTCAATAATAGGGTTGAAGGACTTGTTGCACTTGATTAAATTTTCAGCAGACAAGCAAGTTGATGTGGTTAATGAGATTGCAACCCAAATAGAAACATCAGTTTCGATGATGGGGGTGATGAATCAAGAGATGATGCAGGTAAAATCAAGTTCAATGAACGTTAATGAACGGGCTATTAACAATCTTGAAGTTGCAAAGGTTATGCAAACCCATGTTGATGTGTTGAACACGTCTGTTGAAAAGTTTTTGAAAAACATCCGTGAGAGGGGTAAAGAATAA
- a CDS encoding MFS transporter, with translation MIEDDKDKLAFSLMNTTEAEPRLPMKIFLFWFIGAFFYLYQSVLKVMPSVIAQDLTVDLNIAATSLGALGGIYFLAYASLQLPIGVLLDRFGVRRLMSFSIALCATGALLFSFSSNFYFALGARFVIGMGSSGAFIGAIKLVTMWFPTRLVPVFTGLTVFVGSMGSVIGNKPMALLLRHITWREASQIVAFIGFGLAVICFIFLRNNTAQQNRIRNFKDLLDGFKQVVKSPQILLIAFFAFFIYLPLSVLADMWGNLFIQRAYGLSRTQASECIQMIYFGVAFGAPAFGLIASIYTNYRLIFRIITVSQIPIMASIIWFQLPNILALQTTCFLLGILLGGQALKFNAAFAHASSAVSASIVGFVNMLCMLGGFVFQQLIGILLDVFWDGSMQDGHIFYTADTFSKALSIHIFALAICFFLTYYIRNKEHEVDEELD, from the coding sequence ATGATTGAAGACGATAAAGATAAGTTAGCATTCTCATTAATGAACACAACAGAGGCAGAGCCACGGCTTCCGATGAAGATATTTTTGTTCTGGTTCATCGGTGCTTTCTTTTACTTGTATCAAAGCGTATTGAAAGTAATGCCCAGTGTAATCGCGCAAGATTTGACAGTAGATCTTAATATTGCGGCAACATCGCTAGGGGCTTTGGGAGGGATTTATTTTCTTGCTTATGCATCATTACAATTACCCATTGGTGTGTTATTGGATCGATTTGGTGTTCGACGATTAATGTCATTTTCTATTGCGCTGTGTGCCACGGGCGCATTGTTGTTTTCGTTTTCATCAAATTTTTATTTTGCATTAGGTGCACGATTTGTTATTGGAATGGGATCATCCGGAGCCTTTATTGGGGCTATTAAGCTAGTTACCATGTGGTTTCCAACACGGTTAGTTCCTGTATTTACAGGGCTGACAGTATTTGTAGGATCGATGGGAAGTGTGATTGGTAATAAACCGATGGCCTTATTATTGCGGCATATTACATGGCGTGAGGCCAGTCAAATAGTTGCATTTATTGGTTTCGGATTGGCTGTGATATGTTTTATATTTTTACGCAATAATACGGCTCAACAAAATCGTATTCGTAACTTTAAAGATTTGTTAGATGGATTTAAGCAAGTTGTAAAATCTCCACAAATATTGCTGATTGCTTTTTTTGCATTCTTTATCTATCTGCCATTGTCTGTACTTGCAGACATGTGGGGGAATTTATTCATTCAACGGGCCTATGGATTGTCTAGAACACAAGCCTCTGAATGCATTCAAATGATATATTTTGGTGTTGCTTTTGGAGCACCTGCTTTTGGATTGATTGCGTCAATTTATACAAATTATCGTTTGATTTTCCGCATTATCACAGTGTCTCAAATTCCAATAATGGCCTCTATTATTTGGTTCCAATTGCCTAATATTTTGGCGTTGCAAACGACCTGTTTTTTGTTGGGAATATTGTTAGGTGGGCAAGCCTTGAAATTTAATGCAGCATTTGCACATGCCTCATCAGCCGTTAGTGCATCCATTGTTGGGTTTGTGAATATGCTGTGTATGCTAGGCGGATTTGTATTTCAGCAATTGATCGGAATACTATTGGATGTGTTTTGGGATGGCAGTATGCAAGATGGACATATTTTTTATACCGCAGATACCTTTAGTAAAGCATTGAGTATTCACATCTTTGCGTTGGCGATTTGCTTTTTCTTGACCTATTACATTCGAAATAAAGAACACGAAGTTGATGAAGAATTAGATTAA
- a CDS encoding MFS transporter yields the protein MLFFGISAGVPYLLITSTFYQWLLEEGLSQAVITSFAIYTLPLSIKFLWAHWVDHLKIPILHRLGQYKSWLIFSQLGVMGSLILLSQVVENETLYITAGVVLLVSFFTATQDITLGAYRVTMLTKEQQAFGSSQIVIGYRVGILLSGGGALYASGIWGWSMVYVLLALVQIQGIITVLINPEPQSQGTSQKRIKSYQLNRVIYVLYKEFFTKTKWALFLTYIFLFKFGDATLNTFTWIFLRNVGFTKEEISVSVSLGFFANAIGAAIAGTVIHKLKIKNSLLITAGLQMVVFLTLWIQAAYPKDHTLMTITIVLENLVCGFAATCVYTLFAFKVSKRFVAIQYTFFASFASFSKVIIATLGGFLLTRYQWPEFFALMFIAPLLSLVVIYQLHKHPKKTD from the coding sequence ATGCTATTTTTTGGCATATCTGCTGGGGTACCTTATCTATTAATTACATCAACATTTTATCAGTGGTTATTAGAAGAGGGGCTAAGTCAGGCTGTTATTACGTCCTTTGCGATATATACCTTACCTTTATCCATAAAATTTTTGTGGGCACATTGGGTTGACCATCTGAAAATTCCCATATTGCATAGACTTGGGCAGTACAAAAGTTGGTTGATTTTTAGTCAGTTAGGTGTAATGGGAAGCTTGATACTTCTAAGCCAAGTCGTTGAAAATGAAACATTATACATTACGGCGGGTGTTGTGTTGTTAGTCAGTTTCTTCACAGCAACGCAAGATATTACCTTGGGTGCGTATCGGGTGACCATGTTAACCAAAGAACAACAAGCTTTTGGATCCAGCCAGATCGTGATTGGGTATCGAGTTGGTATTTTGCTGTCTGGGGGTGGAGCCTTATATGCCTCTGGAATATGGGGGTGGTCAATGGTCTATGTGCTATTAGCACTAGTTCAAATCCAAGGGATCATTACTGTTCTGATTAACCCAGAACCGCAATCTCAAGGTACATCACAAAAACGAATCAAATCCTATCAACTTAATCGAGTGATATATGTATTATATAAAGAATTTTTTACTAAAACAAAATGGGCGTTGTTTTTAACGTACATATTTTTATTCAAATTCGGGGATGCAACACTCAACACCTTTACCTGGATATTCCTGCGGAACGTTGGGTTTACAAAAGAAGAAATTTCTGTATCGGTTAGTCTTGGTTTTTTTGCAAATGCCATTGGTGCTGCGATTGCAGGTACGGTGATTCACAAATTAAAAATCAAAAACAGTTTGTTAATTACGGCTGGATTACAAATGGTCGTATTTTTAACGCTGTGGATTCAAGCGGCCTATCCAAAAGATCATACGTTAATGACGATTACTATTGTGCTTGAAAATCTTGTATGCGGGTTTGCCGCAACCTGCGTATATACGCTATTTGCCTTTAAGGTTAGCAAGCGATTTGTTGCCATACAATATACGTTTTTTGCCTCATTTGCATCGTTTAGTAAAGTGATTATCGCAACACTAGGTGGGTTCTTGTTGACTCGTTATCAATGGCCTGAATTTTTTGCATTGATGTTTATTGCCCCATTATTATCGTTGGTTGTGATTTATCAGTTACACAAACACCCAAAGAAGACCGATTAA
- a CDS encoding MFS transporter, with translation MPVSLGVDTFKVWMWEEGTPLHLVALLNITSFPYIAKVFFGPIVDQFKIPFLHQWLGRRRSWSLVSQVIMLFGFLLMGQVFGTHHLTITIGILICISFASAFNHTALNAYRVEIMTPELNSIAAVVGGLGYRLAKLIAGAGALLLAASWGWNLTYLIIPMIFIITIITTVLVAEPEIHDHEPKVIAKGDFSEWFKTRLVQPFKDFVQKHPVDWKLITLFILLYGMGDFLIEGISTIFYLDIGFNKVEVANIAKAFGLVCTIIGGIIGGHMVLVFGINRMIYITTILHCFSYISLLMLAQVGDSLPWLYTSVLAEFITEGMKTSALVSYVSLLCGKTYYTASQYALFSSMKVILRPVLGAWAGVMATYLGWSIFFAVSMVLSLIPLFFYYRIQYQPLHHVPQN, from the coding sequence CTCTTCATCTTGTCGCACTGTTGAACATTACAAGTTTCCCGTATATTGCTAAAGTCTTTTTTGGTCCAATTGTCGACCAATTCAAAATTCCATTTTTACATCAATGGCTGGGTCGCAGACGGTCGTGGTCCTTGGTGTCTCAGGTTATTATGTTATTCGGCTTTCTATTGATGGGGCAAGTCTTTGGAACCCATCACCTTACCATAACTATTGGTATATTAATTTGTATCTCGTTTGCATCAGCCTTTAATCACACCGCATTAAATGCCTATCGTGTGGAGATTATGACACCAGAATTAAACAGTATCGCAGCAGTTGTGGGTGGACTTGGATATCGTCTGGCTAAACTAATTGCTGGGGCGGGCGCATTGTTACTTGCAGCATCATGGGGATGGAATTTAACCTACCTAATTATCCCGATGATTTTTATCATAACAATCATTACCACGGTGTTAGTGGCTGAGCCTGAAATTCACGATCATGAGCCTAAGGTAATCGCAAAAGGTGACTTTAGTGAATGGTTCAAAACACGGTTAGTTCAACCGTTTAAAGACTTTGTACAAAAACATCCCGTTGATTGGAAATTGATAACCCTGTTTATTCTATTGTATGGAATGGGGGATTTTCTAATCGAAGGAATTTCCACAATTTTTTATCTGGATATCGGATTTAATAAAGTTGAAGTCGCCAATATTGCAAAAGCCTTTGGATTAGTTTGTACGATTATTGGTGGCATCATTGGTGGTCATATGGTGTTGGTGTTTGGGATTAATCGCATGATTTATATCACGACGATTTTGCACTGCTTTTCGTATATCAGCTTATTAATGTTAGCGCAGGTTGGGGATAGCTTGCCCTGGTTATATACATCTGTGCTTGCTGAGTTTATTACAGAGGGAATGAAAACGTCAGCATTGGTTTCCTATGTGTCATTGTTATGTGGAAAGACATATTATACAGCGTCACAGTATGCGTTGTTTTCATCAATGAAAGTAATCTTGCGTCCGGTGTTGGGTGCATGGGCAGGTGTGATGGCAACGTACTTGGGGTGGTCGATATTTTTTGCTGTTAGCATGGTGTTATCGTTAATCCCATTATTCTTTTATTATCGTATTCAATATCAGCCATTGCATCATGTTCCTCAAAATTAA